In Petrotoga sp. 9PWA.NaAc.5.4, the genomic window AGCTATAGGAATCTTTGGACCAAACGGTGCGGGTAAAACTACTTTGATAAATACTATAATCGGATTAGTTAAAGCTGAATCAGGAAATATTTATTTTGAAAAAAATTCTTTGATTGGATTAGAAACTCACAAAATTGTTAGAAAAGGTATTTCTTTGGTTCCTCAAGAACGTGAACTTTTTCCGTCAATGACGGTTGAGGAAAATTTAAAATTAGGTGCAGCTTACATACCAGAAGCCAAAAATAAAATTGAGGAAAATCTGGATTTTGTTTTTTCAATTTTCCCAATATTAAAAGAGAGAACAAAACAAAAAGCAGGTACTATGAGTGGAGGCCAACAAAGAATGTTAGCAATAGGAAGAGGGTTAATGGCAAATCCAAAACTTTTAATATTGGATGAACCTTCGTTAGGCCTTCAACCTTCACTTGTTATAGAACTTTTTCAAAAACTCAAAGAAATAAAAAAGACAGGAATGTCCATATTATTAGCAGAACAGAATGTAAAACAAGGATTAAAAGTAATAGATCGAGGATACGTTATTGAAAATGGAAGAATAATTATGGAAGATACTTCTGATAATCTTGTTGATAGCGAACATATAAAAAAGTCATATTTGGGTGTTTAATAATCTCTAATTTAAAAATTTGTACTCAGACTTTCATAAAATTAATTTCATCGGTTATTACAATTCAATATAGAAATTCCTTTAACTGAAAAAAACATTTTTTAATATTTAAAAAATTATTTTAATAGTTTTTTAGGTTAGGAGGCTTTAATGTATTGAAAAATAGTATAAAAGTTCGTATACCACTTATTGTAATAATTATGTTTATTTTATTTGGCTTATCAATCTCATTTAACATAGTATCTCTGTTTAATTCTAACAAAGGATTAGAAGAATACAAAAAAATGGCTGAAGATGTAAATTATTTTTCACAAATCGAAAGTGATTTATTTCAAGCTACTTTAGCTCTAAATGATTACATCAAAGCTTTTGAAAAACAAAAAGAAGATGAATTTATCGAATACATTCAAAAAGCTGAAAATATTCTTTTTAACCTTGAAAATTATAATATCGGAAAATTGGAAAGCGCTATATTTGAATATAAAACTCTTTTTAATCAGCTAATATCTTCAAATCAAGAAAAAATTTCTTTTATTGAAAATTTCATGGAATATGGTCCTAAATTGGAAAAAGTTGTTAACGAATTTATCAATTTAACTCAAGAAAAAAGAGCTTCATCTTCATTAACTATATATTCTCAAAGGATTTTAGATGGGAAGGATAAAATTTTTGAGGCTTCCTCACAATATTTCAAAACTTTATCAGAAGGAGATAAAAATAATATCAATAGTGCATTTGAAAATTTAGAACTTCAGTTATCTACTTTAGAATACAGCATTGTAGATGATGAATTAAAAACTAGTTTTTTAAAAATAAAAGATATC contains:
- a CDS encoding ABC transporter ATP-binding protein — protein: MLEIENLNVKYGKIQVIWDLSINIQNQEAIGIFGPNGAGKTTLINTIIGLVKAESGNIYFEKNSLIGLETHKIVRKGISLVPQERELFPSMTVEENLKLGAAYIPEAKNKIEENLDFVFSIFPILKERTKQKAGTMSGGQQRMLAIGRGLMANPKLLILDEPSLGLQPSLVIELFQKLKEIKKTGMSILLAEQNVKQGLKVIDRGYVIENGRIIMEDTSDNLVDSEHIKKSYLGV
- a CDS encoding methyl-accepting chemotaxis protein codes for the protein MKNSIKVRIPLIVIIMFILFGLSISFNIVSLFNSNKGLEEYKKMAEDVNYFSQIESDLFQATLALNDYIKAFEKQKEDEFIEYIQKAENILFNLENYNIGKLESAIFEYKTLFNQLISSNQEKISFIENFMEYGPKLEKVVNEFINLTQEKRASSSLTIYSQRILDGKDKIFEASSQYFKTLSEGDKNNINSAFENLELQLSTLEYSIVDDELKTSFLKIKDIFNSFKESFIQIVETIESQEPIIQQMEETKVEILDLLEEQRAELKVQQDTLGPTLIEENNTAIMLTIILTVIAFVVSIIMVIYLIRSITKPLTEFRNKINQFKEGDLTVDFESKSKDEIGQMANALSEMSKELRKSMSSIKGASEKVDNASIKLTKASQESRNNSEE